A genomic window from Microbacterium sp. ET2 includes:
- a CDS encoding carbohydrate ABC transporter permease, with protein sequence MSSRSQVAAADVSAAATPPPPPSLPDDTALTRRRRRRRVVRDLRIYLLVLPAAAFYIAFVLRPIALTAQYSLYDWDGFTTASWAGFANYGEVFGNPTLLGAILNSFELIIYFSVIPVILGLFAANIIRGIATSRLATVSRTVLFLPQVIPLVAAGIMWSWQLSSSGFVNQLLSAVGLGGLTRAWLGDFNTALPAVGLIGAWVQLGLCTVLLLAGMTKIDPALYEAARIDGAGPIREFFSITLPSVRQELAVAITVTVISALASFDIIYISTQGGPGNSTLVPGLQIYYLAFFQRDVGTASALAVVLMLLVLLVVLPLQRIIRGRDA encoded by the coding sequence ATGAGCTCACGCTCCCAGGTCGCGGCGGCGGACGTGTCCGCCGCCGCGACCCCTCCTCCCCCGCCATCCCTTCCCGATGACACCGCGCTGACCCGCCGGCGGCGCCGGCGCCGGGTCGTCCGCGACCTCCGGATCTACCTGCTCGTCCTGCCGGCAGCGGCGTTCTACATCGCCTTCGTGCTCCGCCCGATCGCGCTGACCGCGCAGTACTCGCTCTACGACTGGGATGGTTTCACCACTGCATCCTGGGCGGGCTTCGCCAACTACGGCGAGGTCTTCGGCAACCCCACGCTGCTCGGCGCCATCCTCAACTCCTTCGAGCTGATCATCTACTTCAGCGTCATCCCGGTGATCCTCGGTCTCTTCGCGGCCAACATCATCCGGGGTATCGCGACCAGTCGGCTCGCGACGGTCTCGCGCACCGTGCTGTTCCTCCCGCAGGTCATCCCGCTCGTCGCCGCAGGCATCATGTGGAGCTGGCAGCTGTCCTCGAGCGGCTTCGTCAACCAACTGCTGAGCGCGGTGGGCCTCGGCGGACTCACCCGCGCGTGGCTGGGCGATTTCAACACCGCCCTTCCCGCCGTCGGCCTCATCGGCGCCTGGGTGCAGCTGGGCCTGTGCACCGTGCTGCTGCTCGCGGGTATGACCAAGATCGACCCCGCCCTCTACGAGGCGGCGCGCATCGACGGCGCGGGTCCCATCCGCGAGTTCTTCTCGATCACCCTGCCGAGCGTCCGCCAAGAGCTCGCCGTCGCCATCACGGTGACCGTGATCTCGGCACTGGCGAGCTTCGACATCATCTACATCTCCACGCAGGGCGGCCCCGGCAACAGCACGCTCGTCCCCGGCCTGCAGATCTACTACCTCGCCTTCTTCCAGCGCGATGTCGGCACCGCCTCGGCCCTCGCGGTCGTCCTGATGCTGCTCGTGCTCCTCGTGGTGCTGCCGCTGCAGCGCATCATCCGTGGGAGGGACGCGTGA
- a CDS encoding AAA family ATPase codes for MLAFDDPLPRRPRRIAVAGVSGAGKTTIAVRIAKTTGAPHTEIDALFHGAGWIERPEFLSDVERLVAGESWVTEWQYAPARPLLTARADVLVWLDLPFWTCVFPRVVRRTLRRRLRREELWNGNIEPPLHTVFTDPEHIVRWSISTRHKYDGRIPRLARDDAAPAVIRLRSQKEVDRWVDGPLRASTRLA; via the coding sequence GTGCTCGCGTTCGACGATCCGCTGCCCCGGCGCCCGCGCCGGATCGCGGTCGCGGGAGTGTCCGGGGCGGGGAAGACGACGATCGCGGTGAGGATCGCAAAGACCACCGGGGCGCCGCACACCGAGATCGACGCCCTCTTCCACGGAGCCGGCTGGATCGAGCGACCGGAATTCCTCAGCGATGTCGAGCGGCTGGTGGCCGGGGAGTCGTGGGTCACCGAATGGCAGTACGCGCCGGCGAGACCGCTCCTCACCGCGCGCGCCGACGTCCTGGTCTGGCTCGATCTGCCCTTCTGGACCTGCGTGTTCCCCCGGGTTGTGCGGCGTACCCTCCGGCGGCGGCTGCGCCGCGAGGAGCTGTGGAACGGCAACATCGAGCCCCCGCTCCACACGGTCTTCACCGACCCCGAGCACATCGTCCGCTGGTCGATCAGCACCAGGCACAAGTACGACGGGCGGATTCCGCGACTGGCCCGGGATGACGCGGCTCCGGCCGTGATCCGTCTGCGCTCCCAGAAGGAGGTCGATCGATGGGTCGATGGGCCGCTGCGAGCCAGCACGCGACTCGCCTGA
- a CDS encoding ABC transporter substrate-binding protein gives MSQSHGNRSRLYLATGLLAASALALVACAPPGGGGSTDAGGSAAPTLDGAPTCGEEDVVLDMYIETGFPLPKELADEFTNQYPNVTFDIREDQFAVITQNAPRVLQDSPPDLMRLPQMSELASSGLLLNLDPYAEAFGWTDWPASQLEQLRVDDEGRRGDGPLYAMGLNFSMTGVFYNKELAEQIGMTEPPATLEEFDGYLAAARDAGLTPIAQFNGGATGGLLFPLQLLMASYGETAPINDWIFQKEGATIDTPDNLEAAEHLQGWVEEGFFADDVNSMDYSQMMSRFIGGESVFIFSGDWESGNLDAQMPDNAGFFVMPPLEDGGTIGAMSAPLTYGISANAENPDCAAFFLDWVATDETARTITVEVGGSHPMGPADAFMPEVAEGSVTAETLAAGTTINDADGAMDFIANATGAIYAQSWTPNVQRLVAGEQDAAGLLSSVQTDYEAEVGQ, from the coding sequence GTGTCTCAATCACACGGCAACCGGTCACGCCTCTACCTCGCCACCGGCCTGCTGGCAGCATCCGCCCTCGCCCTCGTCGCGTGCGCCCCTCCGGGGGGAGGCGGCTCCACCGATGCCGGTGGGTCGGCTGCACCCACCCTGGACGGCGCCCCCACGTGCGGCGAGGAAGACGTCGTCCTCGACATGTACATCGAGACCGGCTTCCCCCTGCCCAAGGAGCTCGCTGACGAATTCACCAACCAGTACCCGAACGTCACCTTCGACATCCGCGAGGACCAGTTCGCCGTCATCACGCAGAACGCCCCCCGCGTGCTGCAGGACTCGCCGCCTGACCTCATGCGCCTTCCGCAGATGTCCGAGCTGGCCTCCAGCGGCCTGCTGCTGAACCTCGACCCGTACGCCGAGGCGTTCGGCTGGACCGACTGGCCGGCCTCGCAGTTGGAGCAGCTGCGCGTCGACGACGAAGGCCGTCGTGGCGACGGACCGCTCTATGCCATGGGCCTGAACTTCTCGATGACCGGCGTGTTCTACAACAAAGAGCTCGCCGAGCAGATCGGCATGACCGAGCCGCCCGCGACGCTCGAGGAGTTCGACGGCTATCTCGCCGCAGCCCGCGACGCCGGGCTCACGCCAATTGCTCAGTTCAACGGCGGTGCGACCGGGGGCCTGCTGTTCCCGCTCCAGCTGTTGATGGCCTCGTACGGTGAGACCGCGCCGATCAACGACTGGATCTTCCAGAAGGAGGGGGCGACGATCGACACCCCCGACAACCTCGAGGCCGCCGAGCACCTGCAGGGCTGGGTCGAGGAGGGCTTCTTCGCCGACGACGTCAACTCGATGGACTACTCGCAGATGATGAGCCGCTTCATCGGCGGCGAGAGCGTCTTCATCTTCAGCGGCGACTGGGAGTCGGGCAACCTCGACGCTCAGATGCCCGACAACGCCGGCTTCTTCGTCATGCCTCCGCTGGAGGACGGCGGAACGATCGGCGCGATGTCGGCGCCCCTCACCTACGGCATCTCCGCCAACGCCGAGAACCCCGACTGCGCGGCGTTCTTCCTCGACTGGGTCGCCACGGATGAGACGGCGCGCACCATCACGGTCGAGGTCGGCGGATCCCACCCGATGGGGCCGGCCGATGCCTTCATGCCCGAGGTCGCTGAGGGCTCGGTCACCGCGGAGACCCTGGCTGCCGGAACGACGATCAACGACGCCGACGGGGCGATGGACTTCATCGCCAACGCCACCGGAGCGATCTACGCCCAGAGCTGGACGCCCAACGTGCAGCGACTGGTCGCCGGTGAGCAGGACGCGGCGGGTCTGCTGAGCTCGGTCCAGACCGACTACGAAGCCGAGGTCGGTCAGTAG
- a CDS encoding alpha/beta hydrolase, producing the protein MPPIPPFDPDVAHALATNPDVVTTLRPDEIAALRTRSVVPSREEITRSGRLEHSEHMIDGPGGDLRIVLLLPAARTAPVPVLLFAHGGGLVVGGPYDGMVPLAALAAEAGFAIASVDYRLAPEHRYPAAVEDVYAALGWVARQAATLDVDPDRIILTGISAGGGLAAATALLARDRGGPGVFAQLLVCPMLDDRNQTGSGTQMAGRGAWDRDANETAWSAYLGPDRTEVPIYAAPARAEDLSGLPPAFIDVGSAETFRDECVAYADRIWQSGGDAELHVWPGGAHGFDALVPDALLSRDAARARAHWLARVLAHGRRALAGI; encoded by the coding sequence ATGCCCCCGATCCCGCCCTTCGATCCCGATGTGGCGCACGCCCTCGCGACGAACCCCGACGTCGTCACGACCCTCCGACCCGACGAGATCGCGGCCCTGCGCACTCGGAGCGTCGTCCCCTCGAGGGAAGAGATCACCCGCAGCGGTCGCCTCGAGCACTCCGAGCACATGATCGACGGTCCCGGCGGTGACCTCCGCATCGTCCTTCTCCTCCCGGCCGCACGCACCGCTCCGGTGCCGGTGCTGCTCTTCGCCCACGGCGGAGGGCTGGTGGTGGGCGGACCGTACGACGGAATGGTGCCCCTGGCCGCCCTGGCGGCCGAGGCGGGGTTCGCCATCGCTTCGGTGGACTACCGCCTCGCCCCAGAGCACCGCTATCCCGCCGCCGTCGAAGACGTCTACGCCGCCCTCGGGTGGGTGGCGCGACAGGCCGCCACGCTGGATGTCGACCCCGACCGCATCATCCTGACGGGAATCAGTGCCGGCGGCGGCCTCGCCGCGGCGACCGCACTGCTGGCACGCGACCGCGGCGGGCCCGGGGTCTTCGCCCAGCTGCTCGTCTGCCCGATGCTCGACGATCGGAACCAGACGGGCTCGGGTACGCAGATGGCCGGCCGCGGCGCGTGGGATCGCGACGCGAACGAAACCGCCTGGAGCGCCTATCTCGGACCGGACCGCACCGAGGTTCCCATCTACGCCGCACCCGCGCGCGCCGAGGACCTGTCCGGACTTCCGCCCGCCTTCATCGACGTCGGATCGGCCGAGACCTTCCGCGACGAGTGCGTGGCCTACGCCGACCGCATCTGGCAGAGCGGCGGAGACGCCGAACTGCACGTCTGGCCCGGCGGCGCGCACGGCTTCGACGCCCTCGTCCCCGACGCGCTGCTCAGCCGCGATGCCGCTCGGGCGCGCGCGCACTGGCTCGCCCGCGTGCTCGCCCACGGTCGGCGCGCCCTCGCGGGCATCTGA
- a CDS encoding LacI family DNA-binding transcriptional regulator — translation MTRRRVTLADVARAAGVSRTTASLVLSDRGTELRISEASQQRVRQVASELGYRPNILSADLRRGSSRTIGFISDTIATSQLAGDMIKGALDHAHREGYLLFIGETEGDLAEEERLVQTMLDRQVDAVVIASMFTRERPIPEGVRGRSVVLLNALPDEAGAVTAIIPDEYDAGRRAAALLLAAGHTRIHLVGAGPARDQVAPQTVAGRERLAGILDALADAGIEPASGRMCKVWLPEDGWKATADLVASGARGDAIITFNDRLAFGAYQALQEVGMRVPDDFSLVSFDDHQLAGWLHPGLTTFAIPHYELGRRAIQYLLDEEDDAVAAVERIEMPLRLRGSVAPVGAVVTPDSVTPPERPRPSRAARPVAARASRGTGEK, via the coding sequence GTGACCCGACGCCGTGTGACCCTCGCCGATGTGGCTCGCGCCGCCGGTGTCTCGCGCACGACTGCGTCGCTGGTGCTTTCCGATCGCGGGACCGAGCTGCGGATCTCGGAGGCGTCGCAGCAGCGGGTGCGTCAGGTCGCGTCGGAACTCGGCTACCGCCCCAACATCCTTTCGGCCGATCTTCGCCGCGGGTCCAGCCGCACCATCGGATTCATCTCCGACACCATTGCGACCTCGCAGCTGGCCGGTGACATGATCAAGGGCGCTCTCGATCATGCCCATCGCGAGGGCTATCTGCTGTTCATCGGCGAGACCGAGGGAGATCTCGCCGAAGAGGAGCGTCTGGTTCAGACCATGCTCGACCGACAGGTCGACGCGGTCGTGATCGCCTCGATGTTCACCAGGGAGCGGCCCATTCCCGAGGGAGTGCGGGGTCGGTCGGTCGTGCTGCTGAACGCCCTGCCCGACGAGGCGGGCGCGGTCACCGCGATCATCCCCGACGAGTACGACGCCGGGCGGCGTGCGGCGGCGCTTCTGCTGGCGGCGGGTCACACGCGCATCCACCTCGTGGGAGCCGGTCCGGCTCGTGATCAGGTGGCGCCACAGACGGTCGCGGGTCGCGAGCGGCTCGCGGGCATCCTCGACGCCCTCGCCGATGCCGGCATCGAACCGGCGAGCGGACGCATGTGCAAGGTCTGGCTTCCCGAGGATGGATGGAAGGCGACTGCAGATCTCGTCGCGTCCGGCGCGCGAGGCGATGCGATCATCACCTTCAACGACCGGCTCGCCTTCGGTGCCTATCAGGCGCTGCAGGAAGTGGGCATGCGGGTTCCCGACGACTTCTCGCTGGTGTCCTTCGACGACCATCAGCTGGCCGGGTGGCTGCATCCCGGCCTGACCACGTTCGCCATTCCGCACTACGAGCTCGGACGCCGTGCCATCCAGTACCTGCTCGATGAAGAGGATGACGCGGTGGCCGCTGTCGAACGCATAGAGATGCCTCTCCGCTTGCGTGGCTCCGTCGCGCCAGTAGGTGCCGTCGTGACCCCGGATTCCGTCACGCCGCCGGAGCGGCCTCGTCCGTCGCGCGCAGCGCGGCCAGTCGCCGCTCGCGCATCGCGAGGAACAGGGGAAAAGTGA
- a CDS encoding NAD(P)/FAD-dependent oxidoreductase, translating into MSRTGPAAHDVVVIGAGLAGLRAAHILARAGRDVVVLEAADDVGGRERTDIVDGFLLDRGFHVLNPAYPALRRAVDLHALNIQALPVGVRVRRESRSVRLGHPLRHPGLIPASVASGLARPADLWALARWILPALRDPKGVVSGADRSLAEGWARAGLAGALRTEVLEPFLAGVIADDTGATSDAFVRLLVRMFALGRPGLPADGIAALPRHLASRAEAAGADIRLSHRVTALSRGTNACDVAIAGADTVHASHVIVAVGPEAVATLTDLPAPKTKGLQTWWFDAEQEPAFDALLAVDGRRRGPIVNTAVLSRTARSYAPSGHHLVEATCLLPADGAGAPEGEVRRQLADLWGKDAAQWRLLRRDDVRHALPAQPAPLRVKSAPWIAERILIAGDHRDTASIQGALVSGARVARTVLSA; encoded by the coding sequence ATGTCCCGCACCGGTCCCGCCGCGCACGACGTCGTCGTCATCGGAGCGGGCCTGGCGGGTCTTCGAGCGGCGCACATCCTCGCCCGGGCGGGCCGTGATGTCGTGGTGCTCGAGGCAGCCGATGACGTCGGGGGCAGGGAGCGCACCGATATCGTCGACGGGTTCCTCCTCGACCGAGGCTTCCATGTCCTGAACCCGGCCTACCCCGCTCTCCGGCGCGCGGTCGACCTGCACGCTCTGAACATCCAGGCCCTCCCCGTCGGGGTGCGGGTGCGCCGCGAGAGTCGCTCGGTGCGCCTGGGGCACCCCCTGCGGCATCCGGGCCTGATCCCGGCGTCTGTGGCGAGCGGACTCGCCCGACCCGCCGACCTCTGGGCGCTCGCCCGATGGATCCTCCCGGCGCTCCGCGACCCGAAGGGCGTCGTCTCCGGCGCCGACCGCAGTCTGGCGGAGGGCTGGGCTCGGGCGGGGCTCGCCGGCGCATTGCGCACCGAGGTGCTCGAACCGTTCCTCGCCGGGGTGATCGCGGACGACACCGGCGCGACCTCCGACGCGTTCGTCCGACTGCTCGTGCGCATGTTCGCTCTGGGGCGGCCGGGATTGCCCGCCGACGGTATCGCAGCCCTTCCGCGGCACCTGGCTTCCCGGGCCGAGGCAGCGGGCGCCGACATCCGACTCTCCCACCGGGTGACGGCCCTGTCGCGCGGGACCAACGCCTGCGACGTGGCGATCGCGGGCGCCGACACCGTGCACGCGAGCCATGTGATCGTCGCCGTCGGGCCGGAAGCGGTTGCGACGCTCACCGACCTTCCGGCACCCAAGACGAAGGGACTGCAGACCTGGTGGTTCGACGCCGAGCAGGAGCCCGCGTTCGACGCCCTCCTGGCCGTCGACGGGCGACGCCGGGGACCGATCGTCAACACCGCGGTCCTCTCACGCACGGCGCGCTCCTACGCCCCGTCCGGCCACCACCTCGTGGAGGCGACCTGCCTGCTTCCCGCCGACGGTGCGGGCGCTCCGGAGGGCGAGGTGCGCCGTCAGCTCGCGGACCTGTGGGGGAAGGATGCCGCGCAGTGGCGACTCCTCCGCCGCGACGACGTGCGCCATGCCCTTCCCGCCCAGCCGGCTCCACTCCGCGTGAAGAGTGCACCCTGGATCGCCGAGCGCATCCTGATCGCCGGCGACCACCGCGACACCGCCTCGATCCAGGGCGCGCTGGTCTCCGGAGCCCGCGTCGCGCGGACGGTGCTCTCCGCCTGA
- a CDS encoding cryptochrome/photolyase family protein yields the protein MKAALILATQLFEDHPALSDPDIDILFFVEAESALTRRPFHAHKLVLVLSGLRHAAARAEEAGHRVAHVRVGEEWSFATGLRRLIREHGIDGLAWMSATDRGVDERLRRVCDDEGVATRIYPDALFLTAVEDLDGWFDGHPRAKMEDFYRWQRLRTGILMDGERPAGGAWNFDADNRHPLPPDGISVPSLPEARPDEITREAMALVADRFADHPGDAADFWLPVTAPAARKWLASFVAERLEFFGRYEDAMAADEPFLFHAIISPFLNVGLLRAEEVVRAAVAHRDAVPIASLEGFVRQVIGWREYMRGSYRAEPTLIDANHFELTRPLEDWWYTGADIPDDLPVPVRMVLDRVHRWGYAHHIERLMVLGNWFLLQGYHPRAVFDWYSALFVDAYEWVMVPNVQGMSQYADGGGVATKPYVSGGAYLQKMGRWWGSDREARDSVFTSAYWAFLDRHESKLAGNPRLNMPLAQMRRRRGD from the coding sequence ATGAAGGCCGCCCTGATCCTCGCCACCCAGCTCTTCGAGGATCATCCGGCCCTCAGCGATCCCGACATCGACATCCTGTTCTTCGTCGAGGCCGAATCCGCCCTCACCCGTCGGCCGTTCCACGCGCACAAGCTCGTGCTCGTCCTCTCCGGACTCCGCCACGCCGCCGCCCGCGCCGAGGAAGCCGGACACCGCGTGGCGCACGTCCGCGTCGGGGAGGAGTGGAGCTTCGCAACCGGACTTCGTCGATTGATCCGCGAACACGGGATCGATGGGCTGGCGTGGATGAGCGCGACCGATCGCGGCGTGGACGAGCGACTGCGCCGGGTCTGCGACGACGAAGGCGTCGCGACCCGCATCTATCCGGACGCGCTGTTCCTCACGGCGGTCGAAGACCTCGACGGATGGTTCGACGGGCACCCGCGGGCGAAGATGGAGGACTTCTACCGGTGGCAGCGCCTTCGGACCGGCATCCTCATGGACGGGGAGAGGCCTGCGGGCGGTGCCTGGAACTTCGACGCCGACAACCGTCATCCGCTCCCTCCGGACGGGATCTCGGTCCCGTCCCTTCCCGAGGCCCGGCCCGACGAGATCACTCGGGAGGCGATGGCCCTCGTCGCCGACCGGTTCGCCGATCATCCGGGTGACGCGGCGGACTTCTGGCTGCCGGTCACCGCCCCTGCCGCACGGAAGTGGCTGGCGTCGTTCGTCGCCGAGCGTTTGGAGTTCTTCGGCCGTTACGAGGACGCCATGGCCGCCGATGAGCCGTTCCTCTTCCACGCGATCATCAGCCCGTTCCTCAATGTGGGTCTGCTCCGCGCCGAGGAGGTGGTCCGCGCCGCGGTCGCCCACCGTGACGCGGTGCCGATCGCCTCACTCGAGGGGTTCGTGCGCCAGGTGATCGGCTGGCGGGAGTACATGCGGGGGTCCTACCGTGCCGAGCCGACCCTCATCGACGCCAACCACTTCGAACTGACCCGTCCCCTCGAGGACTGGTGGTACACCGGCGCCGACATCCCCGACGATCTGCCGGTACCCGTGCGGATGGTCCTCGACCGCGTCCATCGCTGGGGCTACGCCCATCACATCGAGCGGCTCATGGTCCTCGGGAACTGGTTCCTGCTGCAGGGTTACCATCCGCGCGCGGTGTTCGACTGGTACTCGGCGCTGTTCGTCGACGCCTATGAGTGGGTGATGGTGCCCAACGTCCAGGGGATGAGTCAGTACGCCGATGGCGGGGGCGTGGCCACCAAGCCCTATGTCTCAGGCGGGGCCTACCTGCAGAAGATGGGGCGGTGGTGGGGGAGCGACCGCGAAGCCCGTGATTCGGTCTTCACCAGCGCCTACTGGGCATTCCTCGACCGGCATGAATCCAAGCTGGCCGGCAATCCCCGATTGAACATGCCTCTCGCGCAGATGCGCCGGCGACGCGGAGACTGA
- a CDS encoding HNH endonuclease signature motif containing protein yields the protein MEADEKRRRAEDKRAGVFADELAKLQRAEAKLAAKKTRLLADAYALTLEQRSRIGSAPSRERDMPLRSMALELGMAVRVNDRSMQSQMHDAHELMELFPATMEALSEGRVSRAHAQVIQDAGRVIEDPTDRAAFERIVLVEAERQTVARTKTYARQRAAVLDPRPLQERHDTAMRERRVWVTDLDDAMSTLTILGKNVYIHGAYHRLTGQGTEIKAVDRDKRRAHAAAKAESEKAGGRSGDDDNNKSAADGDAEPWFDDRILDEIRCDLALDMLLAGSPVIDPTDPTTGGLGAIRAEVQITLPITTLTGVTGAGAELNGVTPVDPETARRMAGTARVWDRVMTDPITGVVTAVDRYQLHPSQTRFLNARDMTCRTPGCRRPAKLCDKDHSKDFALGGPSSNDNLCNECARHHTLKHATNWHVEQLPGGILTFTSPGGKTYDSHPPSRVTFVPTDDGQLTVAPF from the coding sequence GTGGAAGCGGACGAGAAGCGGCGGCGGGCGGAGGACAAGCGCGCCGGGGTGTTCGCGGATGAGCTGGCGAAGCTGCAGCGGGCGGAGGCGAAGCTTGCCGCGAAGAAGACCCGGCTGCTCGCGGACGCGTACGCGCTGACGCTCGAGCAGCGGTCCCGGATCGGGTCCGCGCCATCGCGGGAACGGGACATGCCGCTGCGGTCCATGGCGCTGGAGCTCGGGATGGCGGTGCGGGTCAACGACCGGTCGATGCAATCGCAGATGCACGACGCGCACGAACTGATGGAACTCTTCCCCGCGACGATGGAGGCGCTTTCGGAGGGGCGGGTGTCGCGGGCGCATGCGCAGGTGATCCAGGACGCCGGCCGGGTCATCGAGGATCCCACCGACCGGGCCGCGTTCGAACGGATCGTGTTGGTGGAGGCGGAGCGTCAGACGGTGGCGCGGACGAAGACGTACGCCCGGCAACGCGCCGCGGTGCTGGACCCGCGGCCGTTGCAGGAACGACACGACACGGCGATGCGGGAACGCCGGGTGTGGGTCACCGACCTCGACGATGCCATGTCGACCCTCACGATCCTCGGCAAGAACGTCTACATCCACGGGGCCTACCACCGACTGACGGGCCAGGGCACCGAGATCAAAGCCGTGGACCGGGACAAGCGGCGCGCACACGCGGCCGCAAAGGCCGAGAGCGAGAAGGCAGGCGGCCGCAGCGGCGACGACGACAACAACAAGAGTGCCGCAGATGGTGATGCTGAGCCGTGGTTCGATGACCGGATCCTGGACGAGATCCGGTGCGACCTCGCCCTGGACATGCTCCTCGCCGGGTCTCCGGTCATCGACCCCACCGACCCCACCACCGGCGGACTCGGCGCCATCCGAGCCGAAGTGCAGATCACCCTCCCGATCACCACCCTTACCGGGGTCACCGGAGCGGGGGCGGAGTTGAACGGGGTCACACCGGTCGACCCCGAGACGGCCCGGCGGATGGCAGGGACGGCGAGGGTGTGGGACCGGGTCATGACCGACCCGATCACCGGGGTCGTCACCGCGGTGGACAGGTATCAACTCCATCCCTCCCAGACCCGGTTCCTCAACGCCAGGGACATGACATGCCGAACACCCGGATGCCGAAGGCCCGCGAAACTGTGCGACAAGGATCACTCGAAGGACTTCGCGTTGGGCGGACCATCCTCCAACGACAACCTGTGCAACGAATGCGCCCGACACCACACCCTCAAACACGCGACGAACTGGCACGTCGAACAGCTACCCGGCGGCATCCTGACCTTCACCAGCCCCGGCGGGAAGACCTACGACAGCCACCCACCCTCACGCGTCACCTTCGTCCCCACCGACGACGGCCAACTCACCGTCGCGCCCTTCTGA
- a CDS encoding carbohydrate ABC transporter permease, whose product MAITIIPFVSLFVTALHPPGTYPAGISWPETPRWDNFLTAFQSANMLELLWSSVLIELGVVPIAVLIATLAGFALGHLRPRGGNAVFIVFILGLTLPFEGIVVPLYYQMRDIGLLNTRWAIILPLIGLFMPFAIMWMRAHFVNMPHDLSEAARVDGATTWQLFWKIHVPLSAPALSSLAILLFLWTWNQFLLAIVLVDDPANRTMAGALGAFQGQWGTDIPLLCAGSLLILTPTLLIFLIFQRHFVSALLQGSLKG is encoded by the coding sequence ATGGCGATCACGATCATCCCGTTCGTGAGCCTGTTCGTCACGGCGCTGCATCCGCCCGGAACCTATCCCGCCGGGATCAGCTGGCCCGAGACCCCGCGGTGGGACAACTTCCTCACCGCCTTCCAGTCGGCCAACATGCTCGAGCTGCTGTGGTCGAGCGTCCTCATCGAGCTCGGCGTGGTACCCATCGCGGTGCTGATCGCCACCCTCGCCGGGTTCGCCCTCGGCCACCTGCGCCCCCGCGGCGGCAACGCGGTGTTCATCGTGTTCATACTCGGGCTCACGCTGCCGTTCGAGGGCATCGTGGTGCCGCTCTACTACCAGATGCGCGACATCGGACTGCTGAACACCCGGTGGGCGATCATCCTCCCCCTCATCGGTCTGTTCATGCCGTTCGCGATCATGTGGATGCGTGCCCATTTCGTGAACATGCCCCATGACCTTTCCGAGGCCGCCCGTGTCGACGGGGCGACGACCTGGCAACTCTTCTGGAAGATCCATGTGCCGCTGTCGGCACCGGCACTGTCGTCGCTGGCGATCCTGCTGTTCCTCTGGACCTGGAATCAGTTCCTCCTGGCCATCGTGCTCGTCGACGACCCGGCGAATCGGACCATGGCGGGCGCCCTCGGCGCCTTCCAAGGCCAGTGGGGAACCGACATTCCGCTTCTGTGCGCGGGATCACTGCTGATCCTCACCCCCACGCTGCTGATCTTCCTGATCTTCCAGCGGCACTTCGTCTCCGCCCTCCTCCAGGGCTCCCTGAAAGGCTGA
- a CDS encoding DUF2834 domain-containing protein, whose translation MWAIVQMRDFIGDLVNSGPAVSSITVDLLIVAVAACIVIAVEGRRLGMKRWWLYIVLSALTAIAFTFPLFLAMRERRLAALRATDEAAPAA comes from the coding sequence GTGTGGGCGATCGTTCAGATGCGCGACTTCATCGGCGACCTCGTGAACAGCGGCCCGGCGGTGTCGTCGATCACCGTCGACCTGCTCATCGTCGCCGTCGCCGCCTGCATCGTGATCGCCGTGGAGGGACGGCGTCTCGGAATGAAGCGGTGGTGGCTCTACATCGTGCTGTCAGCCCTCACCGCGATCGCCTTCACTTTTCCCCTGTTCCTCGCGATGCGCGAGCGGCGACTGGCCGCGCTGCGCGCGACGGACGAGGCCGCTCCGGCGGCGTGA